The following DNA comes from Tautonia marina.
ACGTTCCGGCAACGCTTGCGGAACCTGGAGTCGCAGGACTGATCGCGAGTCGCCTTGCCCTCGCCGTCGGCTTACGGTACCGTCCGAAACCTCAAACAGGATCATCCCCTTCTCCGATTTGCGTCGCCACAAGGGAGCGGAGCGATGCCCTCGACAGTCATGGACGACGAATTCGCCACGATTCCCTGGTTCCACCGCATCGACCTTGGGAACGGTGTCACGACCCCTGGGGTCGACGATACCGTGACAAAACTCGATCAAGTCCACTTCCCTAAGGACCTGACTGGAAAGTCGGTTCTCGACGTCGGGGCCTGGGATGGCTTCTTCTCCTTCGAGGCCGAGCGCCGAGGAGCCAGCCGGGTGGTTGCCCTCGACGGCGGGGTCTGGAATGCTCCTCAGATCGGCCGACGGGGGTTCGATTACGCCCGCCGGGCGCTGAGTTCGAGTGTCGAAGACGTGACCATGGAAGTCCTCGAGATGACCCCCGATCAGCCGGGGATCTTCGATGTTGTGCTGTTCCTCGGGGTGCTCTACCATCTGCCGAATCCGCTCGCGGGCCTCTGTCAGGTTGCCGCGTGCACCCGAGAACAGATCATTCTCGAAACGCATGTCGACCTGCTCGACATCTCACGACCTGCGATTGCGTACTACGGCTCGGATGAATGCGCGAATGACCCGACGAACTGGTGCGGGCCGAATCAGGCCGCGCTCGAAGGAATGCTCCGAACTGCTGGGTTCAGCCGCATTAAGGCGTTTCCCGCCGTCACGGACGTCCATTACTCGGTCAACGGCGCGAAACGAGGAACG
Coding sequences within:
- a CDS encoding class I SAM-dependent methyltransferase gives rise to the protein MPSTVMDDEFATIPWFHRIDLGNGVTTPGVDDTVTKLDQVHFPKDLTGKSVLDVGAWDGFFSFEAERRGASRVVALDGGVWNAPQIGRRGFDYARRALSSSVEDVTMEVLEMTPDQPGIFDVVLFLGVLYHLPNPLAGLCQVAACTREQIILETHVDLLDISRPAIAYYGSDECANDPTNWCGPNQAALEGMLRTAGFSRIKAFPAVTDVHYSVNGAKRGTFGRMVVHAWK